In a single window of the Papaver somniferum cultivar HN1 chromosome 8, ASM357369v1, whole genome shotgun sequence genome:
- the LOC113303416 gene encoding GPI-anchored protein LLG1-like has product MCRAKIPSLIHLSRHILYNKWSCFILLGCNLCSSYRVSFNFCPLSTAGCAVNFEFQNYTIITSQCKGPQYPPKLCCGAFKEFACPFAEDINDLTNDCATTMFSYINLYGKYPPGLFASECREDKQGLACPDSPLGSSSEGSVSRPFSFPLVLILTVGVLLVFGQL; this is encoded by the coding sequence ATGTGTAGAGCCAAGATTCCAAGCCTAATCCATTTGAGCAGGCATATATTATATAACAAATGGTCATGTTTTATATTGCTCGGGTGTAATTTGTGTAGCTCATACAGAGTGTCATTTAACTTTTGTCCATTATCAACTGCAGGTTGCGCAGTGAACTTTGAATTCCAAAACTATACTATTATCACTAGCCAGTGCAAAGGACCACAATACCCGCCTAAACTCTGTTGTGGCGCCTTCAAAGAATTTGCTTGCCCCTTTGCAGAAGATATAAATGACTTAACTAATGATTGTGCAACAACTATGTTCAGCTACATAAATCTCTATGGTAAATATCCACCTGGCTTGTTCGCAAGTGAATGTCGGGAAGACAAGCAAGGACTGGCATGTCCCGACAGTCCCCTGGGCAGTTCCAGCGAAGGCTCAGTCTCTCGGCCTTTCTCATTTCCACTGGTTCTTATTCTAACAGTTGGTGTTCTACTAGTGTTTGGCCAGTTGTGA